The Rhodopirellula islandica genome includes a region encoding these proteins:
- the ispD gene encoding 2-C-methyl-D-erythritol 4-phosphate cytidylyltransferase: MNCAASVSVIMPAAGSGQRFGSQSNKLFAVLDGKPLWQHAVDRFQHRGDVRQIVLAISEEDDSTFREQIAAISSAVPIHLVRGGATRSESVRAALDQVQKFAAESASNGTATKTLVAIHDAARPLVRQVDLDRVFAKAAETGAAILAAPVSGTLKRATSHGSDTVDRRHTYVALTPQVFAIDVICQAYARDRGRMATDDAQLVERTSHPVQLVTGSADNLKITFPEDLRIAEAILNECRSEFA, from the coding sequence ATGAACTGCGCGGCCTCCGTTTCTGTGATCATGCCCGCTGCCGGCAGCGGGCAACGCTTTGGCAGCCAGTCCAACAAGCTGTTTGCGGTCCTGGACGGCAAACCGCTGTGGCAACACGCCGTGGATCGATTCCAACATCGCGGCGACGTCCGGCAAATCGTGCTGGCAATCTCCGAGGAAGACGACTCCACGTTTCGCGAACAGATCGCGGCGATTTCCTCCGCCGTCCCAATCCACCTTGTTCGAGGTGGCGCGACACGCAGCGAGAGCGTTCGTGCAGCCCTGGATCAAGTCCAGAAATTCGCGGCCGAATCTGCTTCCAACGGCACCGCCACGAAAACACTGGTCGCGATCCACGACGCCGCTCGACCGCTGGTTCGCCAAGTCGACCTGGACCGGGTCTTCGCCAAGGCCGCTGAAACCGGGGCGGCAATCCTGGCGGCCCCCGTTTCCGGAACCCTCAAACGGGCCACCAGCCATGGATCCGACACGGTCGATCGTCGCCACACTTACGTCGCACTAACTCCCCAGGTGTTCGCGATCGACGTCATTTGTCAAGCTTACGCTCGCGACCGAGGCCGCATGGCCACCGACGACGCTCAACTGGTGGAGCGAACCTCTCACCCAGTTCAGCTTGTCACTGGTTCCGCAGACAATTTAAAAATCACCTTCCCCGAAGATCTCCGCATCGCGGAGGCGATCCTGAACGAATGCCGAAGCGAATTCGCATGA
- a CDS encoding Gfo/Idh/MocA family protein: MYASAENFTIGISCPEPPLSTFLAKIIMSLNAPLNRKLRMGIVGGGLGSFIGRVHTVAAGLDNRSELVAGAFSSNPERSRQSAPGYGVDESRAYGSYEAMLDAESRLPEDQRIDFVSVTTPNHTHFEIAKAAVEAGFNVVCDKPMTFDLDQAEQLLKTVENSDVVFALTHNYTGYPLIRQAREMILGGELGEINAIRSQYIQGWLRDKIEAEDQKQAAWRTDPSKSGAAGAFGDIATHAYNLGRFMTGVLPETVSCSLKSFVEGRQLDDYGTAVIRYENGALGTVTASQISHGRENDVEIEIDGTKGSLKWRQENPNELHYRQNGKAHQIYTRDPNAPYMHPIAAASCRLPSGHPEAFFEAFANVYAAAFDDMAKRAEGATIDRKTTLYPSVHDGVEGMYFIQQCVASHKDNAAWLPLKHPVARV, from the coding sequence TTGTACGCATCGGCTGAGAACTTTACGATTGGAATCTCGTGTCCTGAACCGCCTCTTTCCACGTTTCTCGCGAAAATCATCATGTCGCTCAATGCTCCCCTGAACCGAAAACTCCGCATGGGAATCGTTGGTGGTGGTCTGGGATCCTTCATCGGTCGCGTCCACACTGTTGCTGCTGGACTGGACAATCGCAGCGAATTGGTCGCCGGAGCCTTCTCCAGCAATCCGGAACGCAGCCGCCAATCCGCCCCCGGATACGGCGTCGATGAATCGCGAGCCTACGGCAGCTACGAAGCCATGCTGGACGCCGAATCGCGGCTTCCCGAGGACCAGCGGATCGACTTCGTCAGCGTCACCACCCCCAACCACACGCACTTTGAAATTGCCAAGGCCGCGGTCGAAGCTGGTTTCAACGTCGTCTGTGACAAACCGATGACGTTCGACTTGGACCAAGCCGAACAATTGCTGAAGACGGTCGAAAACTCGGACGTCGTCTTCGCTCTGACGCACAACTACACCGGTTACCCACTGATTCGCCAAGCTCGCGAAATGATTTTGGGAGGCGAACTCGGTGAGATCAACGCGATCCGCTCTCAGTACATTCAGGGCTGGCTTCGCGACAAAATCGAAGCGGAAGATCAAAAGCAAGCCGCTTGGCGAACCGACCCCTCCAAGAGCGGTGCGGCGGGTGCCTTCGGCGACATCGCCACGCACGCCTACAACCTGGGTCGCTTCATGACGGGCGTGTTGCCCGAAACGGTCAGTTGCAGCCTGAAATCATTCGTCGAAGGACGCCAACTGGATGACTACGGCACCGCCGTGATCCGCTATGAAAACGGTGCTCTGGGAACGGTCACGGCATCGCAAATCAGCCACGGCCGCGAAAATGACGTGGAAATCGAAATCGACGGCACCAAGGGTTCACTGAAGTGGCGTCAAGAAAACCCGAATGAGCTGCACTACCGTCAAAACGGCAAGGCTCATCAGATTTACACGCGGGATCCCAACGCGCCTTACATGCACCCCATCGCCGCGGCATCCTGTCGCTTGCCATCAGGGCACCCCGAAGCGTTCTTTGAAGCCTTCGCGAACGTTTACGCCGCCGCGTTTGACGACATGGCCAAACGCGCTGAAGGAGCCACCATCGATCGCAAGACGACGCTGTACCCCAGCGTTCACGATGGCGTCGAAGGCATGTACTTCATCCAGCAGTGCGTCGCCAGCCACAAAGACAACGCGGCTTGGTTGCCGCTGAAGCACCCCGTCGCGCGCGTTTGA
- a CDS encoding DUF2585 family protein has product MNARSSDTLENFHDRSLWDPSWRDALVAGSMIAGMVLVLAGMGRQFWCECGSWVPWSWDIWTAHNSQHLIDPYFFSHVLHGVLFYWALLWVPRLNQTWRFLIAVGLEVSWEILENSPLIIERYREATMAVGYTGDSIANSVTDVAACMLGYWFSSRFGWRWSVALFVLSEIVMLILIRDNLLLNVLMLVSPIPAIQEWQSA; this is encoded by the coding sequence TTGAACGCACGCTCATCCGACACGCTGGAAAACTTCCACGATCGATCCCTATGGGACCCATCGTGGAGGGATGCACTGGTTGCCGGCTCGATGATCGCCGGAATGGTTTTGGTGCTGGCAGGGATGGGGCGTCAGTTTTGGTGTGAGTGTGGTTCGTGGGTCCCGTGGTCCTGGGACATCTGGACCGCCCACAACTCGCAGCACCTGATTGACCCGTATTTCTTCTCGCATGTTTTGCACGGCGTGTTGTTTTACTGGGCGCTGCTGTGGGTGCCGCGGCTAAACCAAACGTGGCGTTTCTTGATCGCGGTGGGATTGGAGGTGAGCTGGGAGATCCTGGAGAACTCGCCACTGATCATCGAGCGTTACCGCGAGGCGACGATGGCAGTGGGCTACACCGGGGATTCGATCGCGAATTCGGTCACGGATGTGGCGGCCTGCATGCTGGGGTACTGGTTTTCGTCCCGATTTGGTTGGCGTTGGTCGGTCGCTTTGTTCGTGCTCAGCGAGATCGTGATGTTGATCCTGATTCGCGACAATTTGCTGCTCAATGTGTTGATGTTGGTCAGTCCGATTCCGGCGATCCAAGAGTGGCAGAGTGCCTGA
- a CDS encoding DUF7133 domain-containing protein, producing the protein MSAGRFHLIALTLAVSALCLGWDTRTFAAEAEWIWASGTTAEQAIPHGETCWFRKSLNLRHRGEAIIEIAADDAYEVHVNGRKVGEGESYRQMQEFDISDYIEPGRNVVAVQVQNTRGDTAALVARVSIRPEMGEKWFTFSSDRTWKTNLQEIPLWNTAAYNDGAWQSASVFGPLGETAPWDREPSVEVEVAKENSERFQIQRGFGVQRLINDEQVGSVIAMAFDEFGHVLLSQEGGPLLIVTDRDDDGVPEDVQTYCDQVESIQGILPLNGEVFVTADGPDGSALYRLIDEDRDGELETVKTIVKFSGNGGEHGPHGLRLGPDGMIYISVGSYVKPIGKTGSGETLKDVYEGDLLPRYEDPGGHGRGVKAPGGTIIRTDIEGKVIERIAGGLRNAYDLAFHPEGNLFVHDADMEADVETPWYRPTALMDVTEASEFGWRPGWAKWPEYYIDRLPNVLDTGRGSPTGIECYEHHMFPVRYHNSLFMADWSEGRILNVRLKPNGSGFQADSEVFLKGQPLNVTDLAVGPDGALYFCTGGRGTAGGVYRVVYQGKIPEAMKQLGSGIAAAVRQPQLDAAWSRQRIAAIRRELGSDWDQQLAGVAYSDENPPSYRIRAMNLMQMYGPVPSDDLLIELSKAESELVRRRAAIQLGLNPSSRAKARLNDMLTDSDLRVRRAVCEAMLRSNQIPDDPQPLIDLLAHEDRVLSYVARQVLQQIPAAKWKETVILHEDTRTALVGMLALVAADTNKMTGLLVLKRSSNMMQEFLSDKDFVDTLRLCQVALHRCNIKAKDVPWLAKQIADEFPAGDSRMNHELIRLASYLQAESLVPRAMEYLESDAPELDRVLAAMCLQRIDRQWSARERFALLKFYEGIAGRDSEGSLPMYMVGVTRDFARHLSEDDIQAILDEGSRWRNSALGALFQLERPISEATAEKLRTLDDELTKEDKVDDVHRRLRTGIIAMLATAPDDASSAHLRKIWRTEPQRRAVVAMALAQNPDGENWDYLVRSLNVLDGPAANEVVTRLRAVPIATDDPMALRSLVLMGLRAEKEGATFESVEQLLEHWTGMQRPEGAKQSMAAWQRWYAKSFPDRPVAELPREEESRWDFEQLITHLESDEGQGGDALAGAEVYARVQCANCHRAGNQGTVIGPDLTSVARRFTRREILESVLYPSHVVSDQYASKKVLTLDGDVYVGMVSKAGSDLQIRDSNNHVTILAESEVDLIQPSQSSIMPSGLLDELSLQEIANLMAYLNDANRIEVATRPE; encoded by the coding sequence ATGTCTGCTGGACGATTCCATTTGATCGCGTTGACGCTTGCCGTCAGTGCTTTGTGTTTAGGCTGGGACACTCGAACCTTCGCGGCGGAAGCGGAGTGGATTTGGGCGTCGGGGACAACCGCGGAGCAAGCGATCCCGCACGGTGAAACGTGCTGGTTCCGCAAATCTTTGAACCTCCGCCATCGCGGCGAGGCCATCATCGAGATCGCGGCGGACGATGCCTACGAGGTGCATGTCAACGGTCGCAAAGTCGGTGAGGGCGAGTCCTACCGGCAGATGCAAGAGTTCGATATCAGTGACTACATCGAACCGGGACGCAATGTCGTCGCGGTGCAGGTGCAGAACACTCGTGGCGACACCGCCGCGCTTGTGGCTCGGGTGTCGATTCGACCTGAAATGGGCGAGAAATGGTTCACGTTCAGCTCCGATCGGACTTGGAAAACCAATCTGCAAGAAATTCCGCTGTGGAACACCGCGGCTTACAACGATGGAGCCTGGCAGTCAGCTTCGGTGTTTGGCCCGCTCGGTGAAACCGCTCCATGGGACCGCGAACCCAGCGTGGAGGTCGAAGTCGCCAAGGAGAATTCCGAACGTTTTCAAATCCAGCGCGGCTTCGGTGTTCAGCGTTTGATCAACGACGAGCAAGTTGGATCCGTCATCGCGATGGCGTTTGATGAATTTGGGCACGTGTTGCTGTCGCAAGAAGGCGGCCCGTTGTTGATCGTCACGGACCGTGACGACGATGGAGTCCCCGAAGACGTCCAGACCTATTGCGACCAAGTCGAGTCCATCCAAGGCATTCTGCCACTCAACGGCGAAGTGTTTGTGACCGCCGATGGCCCCGATGGTTCAGCTCTTTATCGCTTGATCGATGAAGACCGAGATGGCGAACTGGAAACCGTCAAGACGATCGTGAAATTCAGTGGCAACGGTGGAGAGCATGGCCCTCACGGATTGCGTCTGGGACCCGATGGCATGATTTACATCTCGGTCGGAAGCTATGTCAAACCGATCGGGAAAACAGGCAGCGGCGAAACACTGAAAGATGTTTACGAAGGCGACTTGCTGCCTCGTTATGAAGATCCCGGCGGGCACGGACGCGGGGTGAAGGCACCCGGTGGAACGATCATTCGGACCGACATTGAAGGCAAAGTCATCGAGCGTATCGCCGGTGGATTGCGAAACGCATACGACTTGGCTTTCCACCCGGAAGGCAACTTGTTTGTGCATGACGCGGACATGGAAGCCGACGTGGAAACGCCTTGGTACCGTCCCACCGCCTTGATGGATGTGACCGAAGCGAGTGAATTCGGATGGCGACCGGGTTGGGCGAAATGGCCTGAGTATTACATCGACCGACTGCCAAACGTGTTGGACACCGGGCGCGGCAGCCCCACTGGGATTGAGTGCTATGAGCATCACATGTTCCCGGTTCGCTACCACAACAGTTTGTTCATGGCGGATTGGTCCGAAGGTCGGATTCTGAACGTTCGCTTGAAACCCAATGGCAGCGGATTCCAAGCGGACAGCGAAGTGTTCTTGAAAGGGCAACCGCTCAACGTCACCGACTTGGCCGTCGGTCCAGACGGGGCGTTGTATTTCTGCACCGGAGGTCGCGGGACCGCCGGCGGTGTTTACCGCGTCGTCTATCAAGGCAAAATTCCTGAGGCGATGAAGCAACTCGGCAGCGGCATCGCAGCTGCCGTTCGCCAGCCTCAACTGGATGCGGCTTGGTCGCGTCAACGCATCGCCGCGATTCGTCGCGAGCTGGGAAGCGATTGGGATCAACAGTTGGCGGGGGTCGCCTACAGCGATGAAAACCCGCCGTCCTACCGCATTCGAGCCATGAACTTGATGCAGATGTACGGGCCCGTTCCCAGTGACGATTTGCTGATTGAATTGTCCAAAGCCGAAAGCGAATTGGTGCGACGTCGAGCTGCGATTCAGCTGGGACTGAACCCCTCATCGCGAGCGAAGGCTCGTTTGAACGACATGCTCACCGACAGTGACTTGCGAGTCCGTCGTGCGGTTTGCGAAGCGATGCTGCGGAGCAATCAAATTCCTGATGATCCACAACCGTTGATCGATCTGCTGGCCCATGAAGACCGAGTGCTGTCCTATGTGGCTCGCCAGGTCTTGCAACAGATTCCAGCGGCGAAGTGGAAGGAAACCGTCATCCTTCACGAAGACACACGGACCGCCTTGGTCGGCATGTTGGCACTGGTGGCCGCGGACACGAACAAGATGACTGGGTTGTTGGTGCTGAAACGGTCCAGCAACATGATGCAAGAGTTTTTGAGCGACAAGGACTTCGTTGACACGCTGCGTCTGTGTCAAGTTGCTTTGCATCGATGCAACATCAAAGCCAAAGATGTGCCTTGGTTGGCAAAACAAATTGCCGATGAATTTCCTGCGGGAGATTCTCGCATGAATCATGAATTGATTCGTCTGGCGAGCTACCTGCAAGCGGAATCGCTGGTGCCGCGTGCGATGGAGTACTTGGAATCCGATGCTCCGGAACTGGATCGAGTTCTGGCCGCGATGTGCTTGCAACGCATCGACCGTCAATGGTCGGCACGCGAACGGTTTGCATTGCTGAAGTTCTATGAAGGCATCGCTGGACGAGACAGCGAAGGCTCTTTGCCGATGTACATGGTGGGTGTGACCCGTGATTTCGCGCGTCACCTTTCCGAGGACGACATCCAGGCGATCCTGGACGAAGGCAGTCGTTGGCGAAACTCGGCTCTCGGCGCTCTGTTTCAATTGGAACGTCCGATCAGCGAGGCCACGGCAGAAAAACTACGCACGCTGGACGATGAACTGACCAAGGAAGACAAGGTCGATGACGTTCATCGTCGATTGCGAACGGGCATCATCGCGATGCTGGCAACCGCTCCTGACGACGCCTCGTCGGCTCACCTGCGAAAGATTTGGCGAACGGAGCCTCAGCGTCGCGCGGTGGTGGCGATGGCGTTGGCGCAGAACCCAGATGGAGAAAACTGGGACTACTTGGTTCGCAGCTTGAACGTCTTGGATGGTCCCGCAGCGAATGAAGTGGTCACTCGACTTCGAGCCGTGCCGATCGCCACCGATGATCCCATGGCATTGCGATCGTTGGTCTTGATGGGATTGCGAGCTGAAAAAGAAGGGGCCACATTTGAAAGTGTGGAGCAATTGCTGGAGCATTGGACGGGGATGCAGCGACCCGAAGGTGCCAAGCAATCCATGGCTGCTTGGCAGCGTTGGTACGCCAAGTCGTTCCCCGATCGTCCAGTGGCGGAACTCCCGCGAGAAGAGGAATCACGTTGGGACTTCGAACAATTGATCACTCACCTGGAGAGTGATGAAGGGCAGGGTGGTGACGCACTTGCAGGGGCGGAGGTTTACGCCCGGGTCCAGTGTGCCAATTGTCACCGTGCTGGCAACCAAGGGACTGTGATCGGACCCGACCTGACCAGTGTGGCGAGGCGATTCACCCGCCGCGAAATTCTCGAGTCGGTTCTGTACCCATCGCACGTTGTGAGTGACCAGTACGCGAGCAAAAAGGTGCTGACGCTGGATGGCGATGTTTACGTTGGCATGGTCAGCAAGGCCGGAAGCGACTTGCAAATTCGCGATTCGAACAACCACGTGACAATCTTGGCTGAATCCGAAGTGGATTTGATTCAACCGAGCCAATCGAGCATCATGCCGAGTGGTTTGTTGGACGAGTTGTCCTTGCAGGAGATCGCCAACCTGATGGCGTATCTCAACGATGCCAACCGGATTGAGGTCGCAACCCGACCGGAGTGA
- the mgtE gene encoding magnesium transporter, which translates to MNAPASPERSVPPDSNETGPPSDWRPWERLGELAEAGDAEGLESYLSSLGANDQALALSRLDEEHHTAVLTLLPAEEAAEVLRHLSETQAAELVDALDAADAAAIVQEMSSDEQADLLGDLDDEQAESILLAMPPADAASVRELAAYSDDQAGGLLVREILRFKQSSLVHEVITTLSENAEEFRDYDVQYAYLTDDNDKLVGVLPMRNLLFAKRTDPVADIMILDPLSVTASMPLDELRDFFDAHHFLGVPVVDDNHKLLGVVHRNAVDYESTRAAENDFLKSQGIIGGEELRTMPLWQRSKRRLSWLSINILLNIGAAGVIALYQDTLSKVIALAVFLPIISDMSGCSGNQAVAVSMRELSLGLVRPAEMFRVWLQEMSVGLINGSVLGLLVAIVAVIWDGNPYLGLVVGIALCANTLIAVSIGGTVPLLLKRLGFDPAVASGPLLTTVTDMCGFLLVLGMATALLDRLI; encoded by the coding sequence GTGAATGCTCCCGCCTCCCCCGAACGCTCTGTGCCTCCCGATTCCAACGAGACCGGGCCGCCATCCGATTGGCGACCGTGGGAGCGACTGGGCGAACTGGCCGAAGCCGGTGACGCGGAAGGCCTGGAGAGCTATCTTTCCAGCCTGGGGGCAAACGACCAGGCTCTGGCTCTGAGCCGCTTGGACGAAGAGCACCACACCGCGGTCCTGACGTTGCTCCCCGCCGAGGAAGCAGCCGAAGTCCTGCGACACCTCAGTGAGACCCAAGCGGCCGAATTGGTCGACGCATTGGATGCAGCGGATGCCGCGGCCATCGTCCAAGAGATGTCCAGCGATGAGCAGGCTGACTTGCTGGGTGACTTGGACGACGAACAAGCCGAATCCATCCTGCTGGCGATGCCGCCCGCGGACGCGGCCTCGGTCCGAGAACTGGCCGCCTACAGTGATGACCAAGCAGGTGGCTTGCTCGTTCGCGAGATCCTGCGTTTCAAGCAGAGCAGCTTGGTCCACGAAGTCATCACGACACTCTCCGAAAACGCTGAAGAGTTTCGCGACTACGACGTCCAGTACGCCTACCTGACTGACGACAACGACAAATTGGTCGGCGTGTTGCCAATGCGGAACCTGCTGTTCGCCAAACGCACCGACCCGGTGGCGGACATCATGATCCTCGATCCGCTGTCGGTCACCGCCAGCATGCCACTGGATGAACTGCGAGATTTCTTTGACGCCCATCACTTCCTGGGCGTCCCCGTTGTCGATGACAACCACAAACTCCTGGGCGTCGTCCACCGAAACGCAGTGGACTACGAATCGACCCGGGCTGCCGAAAACGACTTCCTCAAAAGTCAGGGGATCATCGGCGGGGAAGAACTGCGAACGATGCCGCTCTGGCAAAGATCCAAACGACGCCTGAGCTGGCTCAGCATCAACATCCTGCTCAACATTGGCGCGGCGGGTGTCATTGCCTTGTATCAAGACACGCTGTCCAAAGTGATCGCGCTTGCCGTGTTCCTTCCGATTATCAGCGACATGAGCGGCTGCAGCGGCAATCAAGCCGTCGCGGTCAGCATGCGAGAGCTTTCACTTGGCTTGGTTCGCCCCGCCGAAATGTTTCGCGTGTGGCTGCAAGAGATGAGTGTCGGCCTGATCAACGGATCGGTGCTCGGACTGCTGGTCGCGATTGTCGCCGTGATCTGGGACGGCAACCCTTACCTCGGACTGGTCGTGGGAATCGCGTTGTGCGCGAACACTCTGATCGCGGTCTCGATCGGTGGCACCGTTCCACTGCTGCTCAAACGACTTGGGTTTGACCCCGCCGTTGCCAGTGGCCCATTGCTGACCACGGTGACCGACATGTGCGGGTTCCTGCTGGTCCTCGGGATGGCCACGGCGTTGTTGGATCGTCTGATCTAA
- a CDS encoding M20 family metallopeptidase, producing MSDLSCHGYSYRDLVLSLVVRLLSDLIAFSTVSHTSNQAITEWVAERLQAQGFECEQTRYLDGEGVPKFNLVAKRLPVDWPEKASDLSMPSGDRAENQTGLAYFCHTDVVPADRWVGPGGNPFEAVLEGDRLYGRGACDMKGSLAAMLAVVDGLDASKQSAPLWIVCTADEETGLRGAKELAQSSPAYRDLVAHDPVALIGEPTELRVVHAHKGMGGFRVVSHGRAAHSSTNRGVNANVLMIPFLQTILELHERSQTDPMLRDDRFDPPTLTFNFGISDHADATNIVPDRSEVWANWRAMPSVDGGCLMSDAKAAAEQLGLHFFGYKSIAPLETRTDDPALVRMCELAVPYCGREKPETVCYSTDGAVLGELSHRIVCGPGSIEQAHTVDEFIELKSLEDGVSLFRDAVQAFAMRSC from the coding sequence TTGTCGGATTTGAGTTGCCACGGCTATTCCTACCGAGACCTCGTTTTGTCACTTGTTGTCAGACTATTGTCCGATTTGATCGCGTTCTCGACGGTCAGTCATACCAGCAATCAGGCGATCACGGAGTGGGTGGCGGAGCGTTTGCAAGCGCAAGGGTTCGAATGTGAGCAAACGCGGTACCTGGATGGCGAAGGTGTCCCAAAATTCAATTTGGTTGCCAAGCGTCTGCCGGTCGACTGGCCGGAAAAAGCGAGCGACTTGTCCATGCCGTCCGGCGATCGGGCTGAAAACCAAACGGGGCTGGCCTATTTTTGCCACACCGACGTTGTGCCGGCGGATCGATGGGTCGGGCCCGGCGGAAACCCCTTCGAGGCGGTGTTGGAAGGCGACCGTTTGTACGGTCGCGGTGCGTGTGACATGAAGGGATCGTTGGCTGCGATGCTGGCTGTGGTGGACGGTTTGGATGCGTCGAAGCAATCCGCGCCGCTCTGGATCGTTTGCACTGCCGACGAGGAGACGGGGCTCCGAGGTGCCAAGGAATTGGCGCAAAGCAGTCCGGCCTATCGCGACCTGGTGGCTCATGATCCGGTCGCATTGATCGGTGAGCCAACGGAGTTGCGGGTCGTCCACGCGCACAAAGGCATGGGGGGATTTCGAGTGGTCTCGCACGGGCGAGCCGCCCACAGCAGCACCAATCGAGGCGTCAATGCAAATGTTCTGATGATTCCCTTTCTGCAAACGATCCTCGAATTGCACGAACGATCGCAGACGGACCCGATGTTGCGAGACGATCGATTCGATCCCCCGACGTTGACGTTCAACTTTGGGATCAGCGACCACGCTGACGCGACCAATATCGTTCCGGATCGCAGCGAAGTGTGGGCCAATTGGCGGGCGATGCCCAGCGTCGATGGCGGCTGTTTGATGTCCGATGCGAAAGCGGCTGCGGAGCAACTCGGGTTGCATTTTTTCGGCTACAAATCCATTGCACCGCTGGAAACTCGCACCGACGATCCGGCCCTTGTTCGAATGTGCGAGTTGGCCGTCCCTTACTGCGGGCGGGAAAAACCCGAAACGGTCTGTTATTCCACCGACGGCGCGGTGTTGGGAGAACTCAGTCACCGAATCGTTTGTGGGCCAGGCAGCATCGAACAGGCGCACACGGTCGATGAGTTCATCGAACTGAAATCGTTGGAAGATGGCGTCTCGCTGTTTCGTGATGCCGTTCAGGCCTTCGCGATGCGGTCTTGCTAG
- a CDS encoding YraN family protein, with product MAADRFLHRVPRTLAWITSHAHRWHEWYIDQRFGAIDDDAQLGRRGEQVAARLLRRKGLQVIAESESDRAGEIDLIAIRKRPRLMVFVEVKTLSTTRPGHPADRVDENKQARITRAALRYLKRQKLLGVACRFDVVAVWWPGDEPHPTRVEHYESAFDAVGIDSFFV from the coding sequence TTGGCCGCCGATCGCTTCCTCCATCGCGTCCCCCGAACGCTCGCTTGGATCACCTCGCATGCCCATCGTTGGCACGAGTGGTACATCGACCAGCGATTTGGTGCGATTGATGACGACGCCCAACTCGGTCGCCGCGGGGAACAAGTGGCCGCTCGGTTGCTGCGACGCAAAGGCCTGCAAGTCATCGCCGAAAGTGAATCCGATCGCGCTGGTGAAATCGACCTGATCGCGATTCGCAAACGTCCACGGCTGATGGTGTTTGTGGAAGTCAAAACGCTCTCCACCACACGACCGGGGCACCCGGCCGACCGAGTCGACGAAAACAAACAAGCCCGGATCACCCGCGCTGCCCTGCGGTACTTGAAACGTCAAAAGCTACTCGGCGTTGCCTGTCGCTTTGACGTGGTCGCGGTTTGGTGGCCGGGCGATGAACCACACCCGACTCGCGTCGAGCACTACGAATCCGCGTTTGATGCCGTTGGGATCGACTCGTTCTTCGTCTGA